From Bradyrhizobium symbiodeficiens, the proteins below share one genomic window:
- a CDS encoding UdgX family uracil-DNA binding protein (This protein belongs to the uracil DNA glycosylase superfamily, members of which act in excision repair of DNA. However, it belongs more specifically to UdgX branch, whose founding member was found to bind uracil in DNA (where it does not belong), without cleaving it, appears to promote DNA repair by a pathway involving RecA, rather than base excision.), giving the protein MQYITLDNETDFDGWREAARSLVLHHVQPTNVAWTVQGRDAELFAPQAPSPILAVNDGSFKVSGKFVDLAKAAILHRDPERFAILYRLLWRLKDNHDLIEVATDPDVALATAMARAVHRDEHKMHAFVRFREIGRERAAHYVAWFEPEHHIVELAAPFFAKRFADMPWSILTPELCAHWDGHSLSFTPGVNKSEAPGEDRLEETWRRYYASIFNPARLKVKAMQAEMPKKYWRNLPEASIIKPLIEDAERMTGAMIANAATDPHKPQRRPEAPMTRKTAANDLEALREEAAHCRACHLYKDATQTVFGEGPKSANIMLVGEQPGDKEDLAGHPFVGPAGQMLDRALEEAGVDRKKVYVTNAVKHFKFVPRGKIRLHQKPNTPEIKACRQWYEREVSAIQPDLIVAMGATAAQSVFGKITPIGKNRGRLIDLPDGRKALVTVHPSYLLRLPDPEAKALEYRRFVEDLKIVAGLQKKAARAA; this is encoded by the coding sequence ATGCAGTACATCACCCTCGACAACGAAACCGATTTCGACGGCTGGCGCGAAGCAGCGCGCAGCCTCGTGCTTCATCATGTGCAGCCCACCAATGTCGCCTGGACCGTGCAAGGCCGCGACGCGGAATTATTCGCGCCGCAAGCGCCGTCTCCGATCCTCGCGGTGAATGACGGCAGCTTCAAGGTATCAGGCAAATTCGTCGATCTCGCCAAGGCCGCGATCCTGCATCGCGATCCCGAACGCTTTGCGATCCTCTATCGCCTGCTCTGGCGCCTGAAGGACAATCACGATCTCATCGAGGTCGCGACCGATCCTGACGTCGCGTTAGCTACGGCGATGGCCCGAGCGGTCCATCGCGACGAGCACAAGATGCACGCCTTCGTCCGCTTCCGCGAGATCGGCAGGGAACGCGCCGCGCATTACGTCGCCTGGTTCGAGCCGGAGCATCACATCGTCGAGCTCGCAGCCCCGTTTTTCGCCAAACGCTTCGCCGACATGCCCTGGTCGATCCTGACGCCGGAGCTCTGCGCACATTGGGACGGTCATTCGCTTTCGTTCACACCGGGTGTCAACAAGAGCGAGGCGCCGGGCGAGGATCGGCTGGAGGAGACCTGGCGGCGCTATTACGCCAGCATCTTCAATCCGGCGCGCTTGAAGGTAAAGGCGATGCAGGCCGAGATGCCGAAGAAATACTGGAGGAACCTGCCCGAGGCTTCGATCATTAAGCCCCTGATCGAGGACGCCGAACGCATGACCGGTGCCATGATCGCCAATGCCGCAACCGATCCGCACAAGCCCCAAAGGCGGCCGGAGGCTCCGATGACTCGCAAGACTGCCGCAAACGATCTCGAAGCTCTCCGTGAGGAAGCCGCGCATTGCCGCGCCTGCCATCTTTACAAGGACGCGACCCAGACCGTGTTCGGCGAGGGCCCGAAATCCGCCAACATCATGCTGGTCGGCGAACAGCCCGGCGACAAGGAAGACCTCGCCGGCCATCCCTTCGTCGGCCCCGCCGGCCAGATGCTCGACCGTGCGCTGGAGGAGGCCGGTGTCGATCGCAAGAAGGTCTATGTCACCAACGCGGTGAAGCACTTCAAATTCGTGCCGCGCGGAAAGATCCGCCTGCACCAGAAGCCGAATACGCCGGAGATCAAAGCGTGCCGGCAGTGGTATGAGCGGGAAGTCTCGGCCATCCAACCCGATCTGATCGTGGCGATGGGCGCTACCGCCGCGCAAAGCGTGTTCGGCAAGATCACACCCATCGGAAAAAACCGAGGCAGGCTCATCGACCTTCCCGACGGACGCAAAGCGCTGGTGACGGTGCACCCATCTTATTTGCTGCGGTTGCCAGATCCGGAAGCCAAGGCGCTGGAATATCGGCGCTTTGTCGAGGATTTGAAGATCGTTGCCGGCTTGCAGAAGAAAGCCGCGCGGGCCGCCTGA
- a CDS encoding putative DNA modification/repair radical SAM protein, protein MDVQRKLEILADAAKYDASCASSGTEKRDSSDRKGMGSTAPGMGICHSYAPDGRCISLLKVLLTNACNYDCLYCVNRASSNVPRARFTIEEVVKLTLDFYRRNYIEGLFLSSGIIRSPDYTMEQVVGVARKLREEHHFRGYIHLKTIPEADDALIAEAGKYADRLSINIEMPEEASLQQFAPEKDVRAIRRTMGRLRLKLDEAEENRVAKTKARPQRFAPAGQSTQMIVGADSASDHTILHTSSNLYGSYKLRRVYYSAFSPIPDASRALPLVQPPLLREHRLYQADWLMRFYGFDVGEIVDDSAMLPLDIDPKLAWALRHRDRFPLDVNRASREELLRVPGFGTKAVERIIATRRTTTIRLADLARLHVPRNKALPFIVLSDHRPSPHRLDAAGLIERFKPKATQLGFGF, encoded by the coding sequence ATGGACGTGCAACGCAAGCTGGAAATTCTGGCGGACGCGGCCAAGTACGACGCGTCCTGCGCCTCCAGCGGCACCGAGAAGCGGGATTCCAGCGACCGCAAGGGCATGGGCTCGACCGCGCCGGGCATGGGCATCTGCCATTCCTACGCACCCGATGGCCGCTGCATCTCGTTGCTCAAGGTGCTGCTGACCAACGCCTGCAATTACGATTGCCTCTATTGCGTCAACCGCGCTTCCTCGAATGTGCCGCGCGCCCGCTTCACCATTGAGGAAGTGGTCAAGCTGACGCTCGATTTCTACCGGCGTAATTACATCGAGGGCCTGTTCCTCTCCTCCGGCATCATCCGCAGCCCCGACTACACGATGGAACAGGTGGTGGGCGTCGCGCGAAAACTGCGCGAGGAACATCACTTCCGCGGCTACATTCACCTCAAGACCATTCCCGAAGCCGACGACGCGCTGATCGCGGAGGCCGGCAAATATGCCGATCGCCTCTCCATCAACATCGAGATGCCCGAGGAGGCGAGCCTGCAGCAATTCGCGCCGGAGAAGGACGTGCGCGCGATCCGCCGCACCATGGGCCGGCTGCGGCTGAAGCTGGACGAGGCCGAAGAGAACCGCGTAGCGAAGACGAAAGCCAGGCCGCAGCGCTTCGCCCCGGCAGGCCAGAGCACGCAGATGATCGTCGGCGCCGATAGCGCCTCAGACCACACCATTCTCCACACCAGCTCCAATCTCTACGGCTCGTACAAGTTGAGACGCGTCTATTATTCCGCCTTCAGCCCGATCCCCGACGCCAGCCGCGCCTTGCCTCTGGTCCAGCCGCCGCTGCTGCGCGAGCACCGGCTCTACCAGGCCGACTGGCTGATGCGGTTCTACGGCTTCGATGTCGGCGAGATCGTCGACGACAGCGCGATGCTGCCGCTCGACATCGATCCCAAGCTCGCCTGGGCGCTGCGCCATCGCGACCGCTTCCCGCTCGACGTCAACCGCGCCAGCCGCGAGGAGCTGCTCCGCGTGCCGGGCTTCGGCACCAAGGCGGTTGAACGCATCATCGCGACGCGGCGCACCACCACGATCCGCCTGGCCGATCTCGCCCGGCTGCACGTGCCCCGCAACAAGGCGCTGCCGTTCATCGTCCTCAGCGACCACCGCCCCTCGCCGCATCGCCTCGATGCCGCCGGGCTGATCGAACGATTCAAGCCGAAAGCAACGCAACTGGGATTTGGTTTCTGA
- a CDS encoding SDR family NAD(P)-dependent oxidoreductase, translated as MDLGLKGKNAIVLGGTRGIGRAIAATLAGEGTNVAVCARNADQVAATVAELKAQGVNATGGPVNVTDGAALKSWIEGAAKELGGIDMLFSNAGAMAQGHDAASWEQNFRLDLLGAVHAFDAARPFLEASGERSGDAAFVIISSISAAQADTASSYGPIKAALIHMAKGLARQHAKKKIRVNVVSPGTVYFKGGVWEMVEKNMPERYNDAMKRNPTGRMATPQEIASAAVFLASPVSGFTTGSNLVVDGAISNRVNF; from the coding sequence ATGGATCTCGGTCTCAAAGGCAAGAACGCCATCGTGCTGGGCGGCACGCGCGGCATCGGGCGGGCGATTGCGGCGACGCTCGCCGGTGAAGGCACCAATGTCGCGGTGTGCGCGCGCAATGCCGATCAGGTTGCAGCCACCGTCGCCGAGCTAAAGGCGCAGGGCGTCAACGCCACCGGCGGCCCGGTCAACGTGACCGACGGCGCGGCGCTGAAATCCTGGATCGAGGGTGCAGCCAAAGAGCTTGGCGGCATCGACATGCTGTTCTCCAATGCCGGCGCGATGGCGCAGGGCCACGATGCAGCATCGTGGGAGCAGAATTTCAGGCTCGACCTGCTCGGTGCCGTGCATGCGTTCGATGCCGCGCGGCCGTTCCTCGAAGCGAGCGGAGAAAGAAGCGGCGACGCCGCCTTCGTCATCATCTCCTCGATCTCGGCGGCGCAGGCCGACACGGCCAGCTCCTACGGCCCGATCAAGGCGGCGCTGATCCACATGGCCAAGGGACTGGCGCGGCAACATGCGAAGAAGAAGATCCGCGTGAATGTCGTGTCGCCCGGCACGGTCTATTTCAAGGGCGGGGTCTGGGAGATGGTCGAGAAGAACATGCCCGAGCGTTACAACGACGCGATGAAGCGCAATCCTACGGGACGCATGGCAACGCCGCAGGAGATCGCGAGCGCGGCGGTGTTTCTGGCAAGCCCGGTGTCGGGGTTCACCACCGGATCGAATCTCGTCGTGGACGGCGCGATCTCGAACCGGGTGAATTTTTAG
- a CDS encoding Y-family DNA polymerase, with translation MSASSVSRRRILSLWLPRLPIDRIQRFFNSAGLGKVRAFSSEVGAGSREENASKQKDEPSIVVIKDNNALVIHALDETAERLGLYIGQPLANARAMCPDLKVFDADVVADAKTLSDIADWCDRFTPLVALDPPHGLFLDITGCAHLFGGEAALLQTLVRALGRQGFAVSAAIAGTSVCARTLTRQATSSIVADGGEAAAIERFPVSALGAGEAITTGLRRAGLKTIGAVASRSPSEITARFGARFSTLLAHALGQGDAPISPRKPLPDYIVEKRFAEPIATDTMIAMTLSRLADTLIASMEKQGKGARRLEAAFFRTDGVVRAIMVEAGRPVTQSKVIDRLFRERLDALADPLDPGFGFDMVRLSASRTEIVVQEQRDLDAHVHDNDELSALIDRIAARIGGKRVVVHLPEDTHIPECAVMAAPAQHHLAAAMQAEWPARTESEPPLRPLRLFDRPEPIKVPFAAVPDGPPHQFTWRRALHAVVRVEGPERIAMEWWRQDGKQLTRDYFRIEDAEGLRFWIFRDGLYEGEVFDGDGEPASPGWYVHGLFA, from the coding sequence ATGAGTGCCAGTTCAGTCAGCCGTCGACGTATTCTCAGCCTGTGGCTGCCGCGCCTGCCGATCGACAGAATCCAACGTTTCTTCAACAGCGCCGGGCTGGGTAAGGTCAGAGCGTTTTCAAGCGAAGTGGGTGCCGGTTCGCGTGAAGAAAACGCGTCAAAACAAAAAGACGAGCCCAGCATCGTCGTCATCAAGGACAACAATGCACTGGTCATTCATGCGCTGGATGAAACTGCCGAGCGTTTGGGGCTATACATCGGCCAGCCCCTGGCGAATGCCCGGGCGATGTGTCCGGACTTAAAGGTGTTCGACGCCGATGTCGTGGCCGATGCGAAGACGCTCAGCGACATCGCCGACTGGTGCGACCGCTTCACGCCGCTGGTGGCGCTCGATCCGCCGCATGGGCTGTTCCTCGACATCACCGGCTGCGCGCATCTGTTCGGCGGCGAAGCGGCGCTGTTGCAGACGCTGGTTCGTGCGCTCGGCCGACAAGGCTTTGCCGTCAGCGCGGCCATCGCCGGCACCTCGGTCTGTGCGCGCACGCTGACGCGGCAGGCAACTAGCAGCATCGTTGCCGATGGCGGGGAGGCGGCGGCGATCGAACGGTTTCCGGTGTCCGCGCTCGGTGCGGGCGAGGCCATCACCACGGGCCTGCGCCGTGCCGGCCTGAAGACCATCGGCGCTGTCGCCTCCCGTTCGCCGAGCGAGATCACGGCGCGGTTCGGCGCGCGCTTCTCCACGCTGCTCGCGCATGCGCTGGGGCAGGGCGATGCGCCGATCAGCCCGCGGAAACCGCTGCCCGATTACATCGTGGAGAAGCGCTTCGCCGAGCCGATCGCGACCGACACCATGATCGCGATGACGCTGTCGCGGCTGGCGGACACGCTGATTGCCTCAATGGAGAAGCAGGGCAAGGGCGCCCGTCGGCTGGAAGCCGCGTTCTTCCGCACCGACGGTGTGGTACGCGCGATCATGGTCGAGGCCGGGCGGCCGGTGACGCAAAGCAAAGTCATCGACCGGCTGTTCCGCGAGCGCCTTGACGCGCTCGCCGATCCCCTCGATCCCGGTTTCGGCTTCGACATGGTGCGCCTGTCGGCGAGCCGCACCGAGATCGTGGTGCAGGAGCAGCGCGATCTCGACGCCCATGTCCATGACAATGACGAGCTCTCTGCCCTGATCGACCGCATCGCCGCGCGGATCGGCGGAAAACGCGTCGTCGTGCACCTGCCCGAGGATACCCATATCCCCGAATGCGCGGTGATGGCCGCCCCGGCGCAGCATCATCTCGCTGCCGCCATGCAGGCCGAATGGCCGGCGCGGACCGAAAGCGAGCCGCCGCTGCGTCCCTTGCGGCTGTTCGACAGACCGGAACCGATCAAGGTGCCGTTCGCGGCCGTGCCCGATGGACCGCCGCATCAATTCACCTGGCGCCGCGCGCTGCATGCCGTGGTGCGGGTGGAGGGACCCGAGCGCATCGCGATGGAATGGTGGCGGCAGGACGGCAAGCAGCTGACGCGGGATTACTTTCGAATCGAGGACGCCGAGGGCCTGCGTTTCTGGATCTTTCGCGACGGACTTTACGAGGGGGAGGTGTTCGACGGCGACGGCGAGCCTGCTTCTCCCGGCTGGTATGTGCACGGTCTCTTCGCATGA
- a CDS encoding ImuA family protein produces the protein MSGARRSALASLRGQIERIETAAVVHPHDRVALGHSEADNVLKGGLARAAIHEVFCAGSQGTAATGFVMGLAGRVSAQRPLLWIRQDFSEIEAGALSMSGLAELGLDPRRVVMVRAADVESALRSSADALACDALGAVVLELWGETRQFDLVASRKLTLAAQGSGVTGLMLRMAAQPLPSTAETRWMLRAAHSPPGSVWDAWGAPRFDAELLRNRHGPCGRWIMEWNCDECQFSQPSTYSQPVAAAPADRQNPTFLQQRRAG, from the coding sequence ATGAGCGGCGCACGTAGAAGCGCGCTTGCGAGTTTGCGCGGTCAGATCGAGCGCATCGAGACGGCGGCGGTCGTGCATCCGCACGATCGCGTCGCACTCGGTCACAGCGAAGCCGACAACGTGCTGAAGGGCGGCCTCGCGCGCGCGGCGATCCACGAGGTGTTCTGCGCGGGGTCTCAGGGGACGGCCGCGACCGGCTTCGTCATGGGGCTTGCCGGGCGCGTCTCGGCGCAGCGGCCGCTGCTGTGGATACGACAGGATTTCTCGGAGATAGAGGCGGGTGCACTGTCGATGAGCGGGCTCGCCGAGCTCGGCCTCGATCCACGCCGCGTGGTGATGGTGCGCGCCGCCGATGTCGAGAGCGCGCTGCGCAGCTCGGCCGATGCGCTCGCCTGCGATGCGCTGGGCGCGGTCGTGCTCGAGCTCTGGGGCGAGACCAGGCAGTTCGATCTGGTGGCGAGCCGCAAGCTGACGCTGGCCGCGCAAGGTTCCGGCGTCACCGGCCTGATGCTGCGCATGGCCGCGCAGCCGCTGCCTTCGACTGCAGAGACACGATGGATGCTGCGCGCGGCGCATTCGCCGCCGGGGTCGGTGTGGGACGCCTGGGGCGCGCCGCGCTTCGATGCCGAGCTGTTGCGCAATCGTCATGGCCCATGCGGCCGGTGGATCATGGAATGGAATTGTGATGAGTGCCAGTTCAGTCAGCCGTCGACGTATTCTCAGCCTGTGGCTGCCGCGCCTGCCGATCGACAGAATCCAACGTTTCTTCAACAGCGCCGGGCTGGGTAA
- a CDS encoding error-prone DNA polymerase: MSTPAYAEIGITTNFSFLRGGSDPRAYVHQASKLGLPAIGIADHNTLAGVVRAWNELGNDKVLHKPKLLIGARIVFSDGTPDILVYPRDRAAYGRLCQLLTRGKRGEDITRIEKGECRLAFADLLEFSQGQLLVLTLPHRFEPAQALDILAKLKASRAEGVWLAVSLIYRGDDRRRLTRLDDLAAKAKVPLLATNEVLHHDPGRRPLQDVLTCIREKTTIEAVGKKLEANAERFLKTPREMARLFRDFPEAIAETMRFAGKIDFSLDQLKYQYPDEPVPPGKTAQGHLEDLTWAGVDKYFGGIENIDAKLRATLHKELALIAELKYAHYFLTVHDIVHYARSQNILCQGRGSAANSAVCYVLGITSVDPTKVDLLFERFISKERLEPPDIDVDFEHSRREEVMQYVYRRYGRHRAAIIATVIHYRPRSAIRDVGKALGLTEDVTAALADTVWGSWGKGLNDMQVRQAGLDPGNPMINLAVELATELIEFPRHLSQHVGGYVLTQDRLDTYVPIGNAAMDDRTFIEWDKDDVDALNMMKVDVLALGMLTCIRKCFDLIDQHKGERFALASVPQDDPDVYDMLCAGESLGVFQVESRAQMNMLPRLKPRTFYDLVIEVAIVRPGPIQGDMVHPYLRRRKMNPADIEYPYPKGGNKNELREVLHKTLGVPLFQEQAMRIAIVAAEFTSEEANGLRRAMATFRNVGTIGNFEEKMIGNMIRRGYDPQFARNCFDQIKGFGSYGFPESHAASFAQLVYISSWLKYHHPDAFCCGLLNSQPMGFYAPAQIVNDARKNGVEIRDIDVSYSFAQNTLENTDGKYCAVRLGFRQIDGFHWLDEDEEQLKRSQSSFRGAQSANPESQHTPGGMDSGLDADALPRNGNVERVLDWADRIVAARNRRPFTSLEDFARDTGLPKRALILLADADAFRSLGLDRREALWQVRRLPDDVPLPLFEAATAREQPDERAKPLPVMPRAEQVVADYQTIRLSLKGHPMEFLREMFSRERVVACREISHENERRRVRCAGVVLVRQRPGSASGVVFMTLEDETGIANVVVWPKIMEQYRKEVMGARLIEVHGYIQSSPEKVTHLIAQRLIDRSHDLVGLANDALSRKHPLPAGATVVEPLNEDPRALTDMPAQKIRHPRNVRVLPPSRDFH, translated from the coding sequence ATGAGTACGCCCGCTTATGCCGAGATCGGCATCACCACCAACTTCTCCTTCCTGCGTGGCGGCTCGGATCCGCGCGCCTATGTGCATCAGGCCAGCAAGCTCGGCCTTCCCGCGATCGGCATCGCCGATCACAACACGCTCGCCGGCGTGGTGCGGGCCTGGAATGAGCTCGGCAACGACAAGGTGCTGCACAAGCCGAAACTGCTGATCGGCGCGCGCATCGTCTTCAGCGACGGCACGCCCGACATTCTGGTCTATCCACGCGACCGCGCCGCCTATGGCCGGCTGTGCCAGCTCCTGACCCGGGGCAAGCGTGGCGAGGACATCACGCGGATCGAGAAGGGCGAATGCCGTCTCGCCTTCGCCGATCTCCTGGAGTTTTCGCAAGGCCAGCTCCTGGTCCTGACGCTGCCGCATCGCTTCGAGCCGGCGCAGGCGCTGGATATTCTTGCAAAGCTGAAAGCAAGCCGCGCCGAGGGCGTGTGGCTGGCGGTGAGCCTGATCTATCGCGGCGATGACCGCCGCCGGCTGACGCGGCTCGATGATCTCGCGGCCAAAGCAAAAGTGCCGCTGCTCGCGACCAACGAGGTGCTCCATCACGATCCCGGCCGCCGTCCGCTTCAGGATGTGCTGACCTGCATCCGGGAAAAGACCACGATCGAGGCGGTCGGGAAGAAGCTGGAAGCCAATGCCGAGCGGTTTCTGAAAACGCCGCGAGAAATGGCGCGGCTGTTCCGCGATTTTCCCGAGGCGATCGCGGAGACCATGCGTTTTGCGGGGAAAATCGACTTCTCGCTCGACCAGCTCAAATACCAGTATCCGGACGAACCGGTGCCGCCGGGCAAGACCGCGCAGGGACATCTGGAGGATCTGACCTGGGCGGGCGTCGACAAATATTTCGGCGGCATCGAGAACATTGACGCGAAGCTGCGCGCCACCTTGCATAAAGAGCTCGCGCTGATCGCCGAGCTGAAATACGCGCATTACTTCCTCACCGTGCACGACATCGTCCACTATGCGCGCAGCCAGAACATTTTGTGCCAGGGCCGCGGCTCGGCGGCGAATTCAGCCGTGTGCTACGTGCTCGGCATCACCTCGGTCGATCCGACCAAGGTCGATTTGTTGTTCGAGCGCTTCATCTCAAAGGAACGGCTGGAGCCGCCCGACATCGACGTCGATTTCGAGCATTCGCGGCGCGAGGAGGTGATGCAATATGTCTATCGCCGTTACGGCCGCCACCGTGCCGCGATCATCGCGACCGTCATCCATTATCGCCCGCGCAGCGCCATCCGCGACGTCGGCAAGGCGCTGGGCCTGACCGAGGACGTCACCGCAGCCCTCGCCGACACCGTCTGGGGAAGCTGGGGCAAGGGCCTCAACGACATGCAGGTCAGGCAGGCCGGGCTCGATCCCGGCAATCCCATGATCAATCTTGCGGTCGAGCTTGCGACCGAGCTGATCGAATTTCCGCGCCATCTCTCCCAGCATGTCGGCGGCTATGTGCTGACGCAGGACCGGCTCGACACCTATGTCCCGATCGGCAACGCCGCGATGGATGACCGCACCTTCATCGAATGGGACAAGGACGACGTCGACGCGCTCAACATGATGAAGGTCGACGTGCTCGCGCTGGGTATGCTGACCTGCATCAGGAAATGTTTCGATCTGATCGACCAGCACAAGGGTGAGCGTTTTGCGTTGGCGAGCGTTCCGCAGGACGACCCGGATGTTTACGACATGCTGTGTGCCGGGGAGTCGCTCGGCGTGTTCCAGGTCGAGAGCCGCGCCCAGATGAACATGCTGCCGCGCTTGAAGCCGCGGACATTCTACGATCTCGTCATCGAAGTCGCGATCGTGCGGCCAGGACCGATCCAGGGCGACATGGTGCATCCTTACTTGCGGCGGCGGAAGATGAATCCAGCGGATATCGAATATCCCTATCCCAAAGGTGGCAACAAGAACGAGCTTCGCGAGGTTCTTCACAAGACGCTCGGCGTGCCCCTGTTTCAGGAGCAGGCGATGCGGATCGCGATCGTGGCCGCAGAATTTACCTCGGAAGAAGCCAATGGATTGCGACGTGCCATGGCGACGTTCCGCAATGTCGGGACCATCGGCAATTTCGAAGAGAAAATGATCGGCAATATGATCCGCCGAGGGTATGATCCTCAATTCGCGCGAAACTGCTTCGATCAGATCAAGGGTTTTGGCTCCTACGGTTTCCCGGAAAGCCACGCCGCGAGCTTCGCCCAGCTCGTCTACATCTCGTCGTGGCTGAAGTACCATCATCCCGACGCCTTCTGCTGCGGCCTGCTGAATTCGCAGCCGATGGGCTTCTATGCGCCCGCACAGATCGTCAACGACGCCCGCAAGAACGGCGTCGAGATTCGTGACATCGACGTGTCCTATAGTTTTGCGCAAAACACGCTGGAGAACACTGACGGCAAATACTGCGCCGTGCGCCTGGGCTTCCGTCAGATCGACGGCTTTCACTGGCTGGACGAGGATGAAGAGCAGTTGAAACGCTCTCAGTCGTCATTCCGGGGCGCGCAAAGCGCGAACCCGGAATCGCAGCATACGCCTGGCGGAATGGATTCCGGGCTCGATGCTGACGCATTGCCCCGGAATGGCAATGTGGAGAGAGTACTCGATTGGGCCGACCGCATCGTTGCCGCGCGGAACCGCCGGCCCTTCACCTCGCTCGAAGATTTCGCCCGCGACACCGGCCTGCCCAAGCGCGCGCTGATCCTGCTGGCGGATGCCGACGCGTTCCGCTCGCTCGGGCTCGATCGCCGCGAAGCGCTGTGGCAGGTGCGGCGGCTGCCCGACGACGTGCCGCTGCCGCTGTTCGAGGCCGCCACCGCGCGCGAGCAGCCCGACGAGCGTGCCAAGCCGCTGCCCGTGATGCCGCGCGCCGAGCAGGTGGTCGCGGACTACCAGACCATCCGGTTGTCGTTGAAGGGCCACCCGATGGAATTCCTGCGCGAGATGTTTTCGCGTGAGCGCGTCGTCGCCTGCAGGGAGATCAGCCACGAGAACGAGCGGCGCCGCGTCCGCTGCGCCGGCGTGGTGCTGGTGCGGCAACGGCCGGGCAGCGCCAGCGGCGTCGTGTTCATGACGCTGGAGGACGAAACCGGCATCGCCAATGTCGTGGTCTGGCCCAAGATCATGGAGCAGTACCGCAAAGAGGTGATGGGCGCGCGCCTCATCGAGGTTCACGGTTATATCCAGAGCAGCCCCGAGAAGGTGACGCATCTCATCGCCCAGCGCCTGATTGATCGCTCGCACGATCTGGTCGGACTCGCCAACGACGCTCTGAGCCGCAAGCATCCGCTGCCGGCAGGCGCCACCGTGGTCGAGCCGCTCAACGAAGACCCTCGCGCGCTCACGGACATGCCGGCACAAAAAATCCGCCACCCCCGCAACGTCCGCGTCCTGCCGCCGTCACGGGATTTTCATTGA